CGGCATGGCCGAGCACGAGCACATGGTGTTCATGGGCACCGACGACATCATGCTGCCCAACTACGTCGCCACGATCCGCTCGATCCTGGCCCAGCACCCGGGCGTCGCGATGATCCAGCCCGGCGTGCAGGTCATCGACGGCGACGGCCGGCCCAGCACCTCGCTCGCCGACGAGTCCAAGCGCCGCATCTACGCGCCCCGCCAGCAGGGCCGTGTCCTGATGGGCGGCGAGGACCTCGCCGTCAGCCTGCTCAAGGGCAACTGGCTGTACTTCCCGTCGATCTGCTGGCGCACCGAGGCCGTGAAGACCACCGGCTTCCGCGACAACCTGGAGATCATCCAGGACCTCGCGCTGGTCATCGACCTGCTCCAGGCGGGCGAGCAGATGGTCGTCGACGACGTCCGGGCCTTCCAGTACCGCCGGCACGCGGTCAGCATCTCCTCCTCGTCCGCCTTCAGCGGCACCCGTTTCACCGAGGCCCGGCGCTATTTCCTGGACTGCGCCGACCGCCTCGACGCGCAGGGCTGGCCGCGGGCGGCGCGCGCCTCCCGGATCCACCTGTCGGCTCGCATCCACGCCCTCACCCTCGTCCCGGGCGCGATGCGCGCCGGCCAGTGGGACGGTGCGAAGACGCTGCTGCGCAACGCCACGAGCACGGCCCGCCGACCCCGCTGACCCTCTCACCCCTGGAGTCCCCCGCAATGACCGCACCGCACACGGCACCGGCCCGGGTGGCCGTCCTCGGTGGCACCGGCTTCATCGGCCGGGTGCTCGGCGCCCGCCTGCTGGCGCAGGGCATCGAGGTCGTCAGCCTCGCCCGCAAGGCCCCGGCCGTCCCGGCTCCCGGCCGGTTCGTCGCCTTCGACCTCTCCGGCGGCGACCCGGCCGAGCTCACCGCGCTGCTCGACCGGGAGCGGATCGACACCGTGGTCAACGCCGCCGGCGGCATGTGGGGCCTCGACGACGAGCAGATGTACCAGGCCAACGTGGTCCTCACCGAGCGGCTGATCGAAGCCGTCGCCGCCATGGCCGCCCCGGCCCGTCTGGTCCACCTCGGCACCGTCCACGAGTACGGCATGGCCCCGGTCGGCACCAGCCAGCGCGAGAGCGACGCGGCCGCCCCGGTCATGGAGTACGGCAAGCTCAAGCTGGTCGCCACCGAGGCCGTCGTCCGCGCCGTCGAGGCGGGCCGGATCGAGGGCACCGTCCTGCGGCTCGGCAACGTCGTCGGCGCCGGCCAGCCCGGCCACAGCCTGCTCGGCGTGATGGCGGCCAAGCTCGACGCC
The nucleotide sequence above comes from Streptomyces kaniharaensis. Encoded proteins:
- a CDS encoding glycosyltransferase family 2 protein, producing the protein MTTLEILLPYYGDVALMQDAVRSVLAQTDPDWRLTVVDDGKEPGVPEWFAELGDSRVRYFRNEQNLGVTGNYRKCLGMAEHEHMVFMGTDDIMLPNYVATIRSILAQHPGVAMIQPGVQVIDGDGRPSTSLADESKRRIYAPRQQGRVLMGGEDLAVSLLKGNWLYFPSICWRTEAVKTTGFRDNLEIIQDLALVIDLLQAGEQMVVDDVRAFQYRRHAVSISSSSAFSGTRFTEARRYFLDCADRLDAQGWPRAARASRIHLSARIHALTLVPGAMRAGQWDGAKTLLRNATSTARRPR
- a CDS encoding NAD-dependent epimerase/dehydratase family protein, which codes for MTAPHTAPARVAVLGGTGFIGRVLGARLLAQGIEVVSLARKAPAVPAPGRFVAFDLSGGDPAELTALLDRERIDTVVNAAGGMWGLDDEQMYQANVVLTERLIEAVAAMAAPARLVHLGTVHEYGMAPVGTSQRESDAAAPVMEYGKLKLVATEAVVRAVEAGRIEGTVLRLGNVVGAGQPGHSLLGVMAAKLDAARRAGGTAQLSLQPLTALRDFVDLTDTLDAVLLAAADRSAPAIVNVGTGSASTARHLVELLIEESGVPTEITEVPAPDGTGPETEWQQLDVTVARESLGWTPRRTLREAVRALWLAQTATPAA